tcgGTTATCAGCCCAAGTACCCCCGATATATCGGCAAAAcgtccaatattgtgcatccctagtaTCCTATTTGAGGACAAAAGGTAGGAAAACTTGGGGACAATATGACCCAAGAGCCAGATTGTCAAAACAACCACATTTAGTgcttctccaacacacacaaggttgtaaacatgcatgcacacagaccAAAGATGTTCGTATTTGTAGAAATGTTTCTGGACAAAGGCAGATCTGAACTTCATCTATGCTCCATGTCTGCTTCTTTGAAACTGTTCTATAACTCCTAATTTCATGTACTATATTCTTTCAGTCAGCCTTAAAATAATCTTATGCCTTACACCTCCTTGTGATGACAGAGACATTTAAGAGCTTCAGAATGTTCAGATACACAATGTTCTGCTTaaggtgcaataaaaaaaactgttcggTCAAAGGCTTTCATTATTTCCAGATATAAAAACTGTGGttgagaacaaaataaaacagcatctGAGACATAATAAAAGACTgacccaagaaaaaaaaaggaaggaaaataagTTCAGGAATTGAGATGGTGCATTTCTATGCATTTCTGAAAGagaattatatttgtgttttcatgacgGTCCTCTAATCAAAGACTCAGCAGGTCTGCATTGCCAGCATTGGCACTATGTAACTTCTGGTTTTGGGTCCATATCACAAAAAGATCTACAATTACCATCCTGAAGTCTCATCATGTTATTCTGAATGAATAttgaatttgttttctgttatcAATTATCCATCTCCATATTTCAATGTTACAGTAGACTGGAACAGCAAAACATtgccactgtaaaaaaaaataaaaaaatatgttgcttTAAATGATAAACACTTGCATCTCAGAATCCTGCGCAATGATGACTTTGATATTCCAGTAATCTGACTATACAGTAATACAGCTTATTGTGTTATGTTAAGTGGGAATCACTACAAATCCCCCAGAATGAGAGCAGTGGAAATGTAATATCAATCAAGTACAGTTTATTGGTGCCCCTATTGGTGCCGGGAGAGTAATGAAATTCTAACACGTCAATTTAACTGTGAATCTAGTTTATTCTTCTCTTACCTTGATGCCAGCTGTCCCTGTGGGCATTTGCACAATATCATACACCAAGCTGTTTTTGACACGCTGCACATACGGATCTGAAAATGCCCTGCCATGAAACCTCTTGAACCCTTGGACTGTGTTCTTGCAGTTTGTGACGATCTGTTACAGACAGAAAAactccattaaaaaaatattagtaCATACATGTGTGGTGTTGAACAAAATGTGTACTATAAGCATGCCTACTACAGATCATGTTCATAACTAATGCTCTATTTAACCACTGGTCCCTGTTCATGGTCATTCAAGACATTATTTTTACAACGTTccaaaatgatgaatgaaaacattaccTGGCTTTTTGCAGCTGCTCCAATCGAGCGATTCCGAGGCCCGTAAGAAACAAAtgctctaaaaaaaacacaaacagtcattACTTGGGTAGCTTTTCATATAAACGTGAATGCAACAAGATGACACATAATGATCAAGTGATGAACACAGCAAAGCTTAAATCAAAAAAGCACTGTAAATAAATCTGAATATGACTATATTACATGTTATTAacctttctctccctagtttgtgtctttcctttctttcctcatCTTGCAAgatccagtttcaaggctcttattattatcatcatcattagcagtagaattgtcattattattattattattttaatactaTGATTAAAATTGATATCCGTATAATTTTTTTCAACAAGCTCTGCtactgcttgtataaatgactaTAAACATAATTGATTCAGAACTGTCTAGTCTGAACCCATAACGTCCTCCTCCTGGTCTCTTCTGTCTCGACCTCACCTCCTTCGTTCCCTttctcctttcaccccaaccagttgAGGCAGTTGCCGCACATTTTCAATTCTGGTTCTCTCAGATCTTTTcctgttgaattttttttttctctccaccaaTGCCTCGTGCTCcatcattgtgtgaattgtcaTGGTTtatcttctctctataatactGTAAAGGTCTACAGTGCCTTgatataatgtatgttgtgatttggcactatacaaataaaattgaattaaatacctttcagaaaaaaataataatttaatgatCGTTATGTCATcttttgataaaataaaattgttcaaTAATTAATAGTACACATTACACAACACTATGactaattttaattaattgaattgaattgaattgaatttaatatttaattaaagtgCATTTGAGAATATTTATCAAATTCCCAGGAATAAAACTAGGTAATGTAACATAAATATGTAACTACAAGCTGACGCCGAttgtaaaatggtaaaatgatCATGTATCGGGACGTTTAGCTCGATCATCCAGACTTGTGGAGACACTGTTGCTCCATACTTCCTTCCTTAAAAGACTGTTTCTTGTCTCTAGTGTCTAATGTTCATCTTTCTGTTCCCCTCAGAGGACAGTGGCTCAGTAAAATTAAAGTACAATGGACTGCTGTGTGGCGGACGGTGCTGACAGTCTGGTTCCGGCCTCCTCTCATCAATGCGCTTATTCacgcctgcagcagcagcggcactTCCATCACCTGACAGATAGACCTCTTATTAAAGTCTGGAAGTAAACTCGACGACGTTACTGTGCGAAATCACCAGAAGAAACACCCAAGCCCAAAAACCGGACCCAGGAGTTCTTTCAGGCTCACAATGGTTTCATTTCGGCTACAGTTAGCTTTAGCATACCGCTTCCTGTTGAGAAACCGTTAGCTTGCTAACTAGCCACGTTAGCTTCACTTCACATGAGATGCTACACAAGTCAATCCTGTCAGTCTGTCAAGGCAGATGACAGAACccagataaaaacacaccaactcACCGCTGACACTCGCAGCAGTACACTCACTACTTACGGTGTGCATCGGTCGCTGTATTCGTTAGCGACTGTTTCAATCCCACCGGCTCTGGCTACGGCTACATAGCAATTCATGAATCCAACGTCAAACCCGACGACTGACATCTTTAGCGGCTAACAGAACAGCGTGGAGTACGGCGATTACAGAGAGGAACTTGGCTCAGTGTGGAAATAAAACAGCGGCTACAGTGGGCTTCGGTCagtggatgatgatgatccacCCTTGCTCTTCTTCCATGTAACTGAGCGGCAGCATGCGGTAAGAAGGTAGGTGCACCGGCTGATGCGCGTGAGCGTTCAGGAATTTTCTGACCAATAGTGTACTACTGCAAAGACGCTGTACCCGCAGATCATGCGCCGCCTACAGGCCAAAAGTGGTCACTACAGTGGCGTATCTCGCCCATGTACTACCGCATTTCCCAGATATATGcaagaaatatgaaatatgcatGAGGTAGGGAGTTCCGACTTCCAAGTGCAGTGGAATTATTACAATTCTATACAGATTTTAGTTGAACTAAAAGCTGTCAAGATTTACAGTAAACTGAgtataataaaattaaaagtataaataattGAAGTTATAAATTACAACTTCGTGTAAGACTACAAACCATGTAAACCAGTCTTTCTCCAATCATTTCATACAGGGACCCACTtcttaaagatgacaaaccagTGCGACCTAATTCACTATATAAACAGCCATAAGTAAATTTGtgtataaaataacatttattttacaattacattttgAACAAACTGGACATTTTCAAGCGATATCAGTGATAAACTTATCACAACTTAATATTATGAAAGTGTAGGGAGGAGGGTTGATGGATGTTTAATTTCTACTTACATTTTCCATAAAAAATAAAGGCTATCAGGTACTTATACAATGGTATTGTACTGTGTAATGATCTGTTTCAAAATTGAACACCCACCCACCATCACTACAACTACAGCAGTGAAGTACAAACACGTTAATATATTACATCAGTGTTTCAGAGCTTTATCACCAATATCAAATTAAGCAACACATCGTTATATACATCTATTCATTTAGAccagttaaaaaaatatcagaatTCGGGTGACTAATGGGTAGCCATCACATTTTCCCAAATCTTAAAATGacgtcttgttttttgtttattcgACACACATCCCAAAAACCCAACAATATTTCTTCCAGTCTTATTTTGCACGataaattatgcaaaaaaaaaaacttaagtgTTAAGTTGTATTATAACTCAAAATGAATCACTTATTTGACATCTATATTGAACAAATAGCAGGAGGAGACAACTGAAAGTAACcagtcaaaacacatttcacgtaaatatttttcatctttattgGTAACACATACAGATTTTGAATGAAGAACAGGGGGCCGCTTTCAGTGGTGGCAGAAGTTTATGCATCGTTCTCATAGTCTGCAGGATTCTTCCTCTTGCTCAGTTCATGGTCATGGTTGGCCCAGGTGTATGTCAGGTATGCGGCGATCATTGCTGCAAAAAGGGAGGATCACATAATTGGCACCAGGATCTcaacaatacaaatacatttctgaGTAACGGTAAATTTTTCTTAAATCAACCTTTCCACATAGAGATTATTAAAGCAGCTAccaactttgtttaaatacgAATTTAATGGTTTATGGTTCATGTTTGATTGCACTTTAACCCCAaggggaaatgtgtgtttatacttgTGTTATAgttaaaatgaatgcaaactTGTTTGGAATaacttctttgtcatttgtatgttgttgtttatttatttatttatttatttttttaaatggtggcAAATGTCATCCTCCCGAGCATCATCTCACCCTCACATTTGCAGTCAAAGCTTCCATTATGATCTCTTTTGGGGGATCAATAAGGGTGCATCTTAAGTATTTCCCACTCAATACCGAGTGGTCCCAAAATATAAagtttttagttgttgttgatGCATGCAAAAAAGGTGTTCAAGCACACAGAGCCGGCCCTGGGCATAGGCAGTATAGGCAAATGCTAGGGGCGCTGTCATCCGCAGGGGGCGccgaaaacagaggaaaaaaaaaaaaaagactagcAAAGACTATTAAATAAAGCCTTTTTTCTGGGTGCAATGAGCCGTTGCGCTGTGCCAGCTGCCTGAATCCGACCAGACCGTGACccagagatgaagaaaaagattaaTGACACTGTATCAGAATTATGTCCAAAAGACAAAAGCCACCCGGCGCCcaaggaaggaaaagaagaggaagaaaaacgtgAAAAAGATAGAGGTACAGTAATTTCAATGTGATGAAGTTCATGAAATTAATAGTTTAATGCATCGTAGTTACCGTTGTTGGAGCAGAGTGTTAGCTTGCTAGCGTACTAGCGGACGATAGCAacattgtttaataatcaataaatagctGAGTGTGTTAATGTTACTCCACCTTAAATTAATCAGGGACGTTTGGAAACTTAACGTTAGTCCTGTTCAGGTGTTATTTTACAGGTGTCTTTCCTGCTTGTATGtcagttaaaatgcttttagttGTCCATCCCCTTTGTAATAGGGTGGTTGTAAgcctttggttttatgtgtcacagtttatgtttgttaaagtttacatgagtgttaaagtgcagttaaagtgtattattgttaatatttcatacCTTAGCTTTCCCATGTCATTCATaggctatatatacacatatatattaatgTCACTGCACTTAACTGGTTTTTGGACTCTGGTTAGACTGAATTGcattgcaatgacaataaagttgaatgaatctcatcacattttcattattagtctaTATTAGTCAAATGTATAGCACACcaatcatctgtttttttattaaatgtaacatgCAGTTGTCACAtatacttctcttctctcttcagatgcacttttaaaatatttcagtaccacccccagtgacacagcatcaggtGCTGCTGTCCCGTCTACCTCTGCACAGCCCAGTGATACAGCATCAGGTGCTCCTGTCCTTTTTAATTtgatcactttttcttttctttagtttttatttgatgtGATATGTTTTacgcaaagaaataaaatcttgaatacacacatgcagtttctgtgtgattgtatgaaagtTGATTGTGAAATTGACTGCTGCGATGCAAAGGGGCGCCAGCTAAAATCTTGCCTAGGGCACCAAATTACTCAGGGCCGGCACTGCAAGCACATATGTGCCATTTGAGAAGATGGTCATTTTCaaatgcaacacatttttaGTTCTGTTATGAAACATCAAATGTGATCTGATGTGGATCTGGTTTAAAATCTAAAATTGAAGAATGTCACAGGCACTGATTTTAGGTTTAAGcttgaaaaggaaaataaagactcAAAACCTGAACTGTATGCATATGTATGCATTTCCAGTAGAAGTATAAAGCTATGGTATTTTGTCAAGGACTTCTAGCTGATATCACAAGTTGAAATTTGAGTTATCAAAAAATATGCAATACTTAAATACTTGAGTATGGACCAAgtctaaatataaaatgttaatagACTACAAACAAAAGACTCACGGGGGGCAATTTTGAAGACCGATCCTTTGAACCGTCTCCACACGTTGGGGAGTCCCTTGGAGAAGTAGTTGGGGAAAGCCCTCTGCTCAAATGGAGACAGGCTGTATGTGATTACATGCCTCAGCCTGGCCAAATCTCCGAAGTGGCCGCCCATCTTTACCAGAGAGATGTTCTAAAAACAGGACGAGattcacacatttaattattacacagacaacaacaggTCAGAAACCGATgacaaaatgaaggaaaacatggctgtatttcactttgaaggataattattaataataataataataataataactacatGTAAAGGTGTTGTGTCGGTTTAAAATGGCAAGCGAATCCTTTCTTGGAACACACATTAAGGATCTAAACAGAAATAACGAATAGAAAATTAATATCACAGGAAGGTGATATTGGTGATAGCGCAACGTTAGCATCTAGCTCTGGGTTAGATGTAAGCTACCAAAGTACACAGAGACATTTGAAACGTTTCCTTCACCGCCACGTTAACGGCGTCGTTACATCAGTAAGAACAAAACCTTACTAACTACTAAAACAGTAAAGCAAACATCGGCGAAACAATTTCGTTGTGTAAACTAATATAACGCTGCGTTTACTCTGTGACATTGAAGCTTACCGTGTTGCTGCTACTCGACAGTCCTAATCAAGTCCCTGTGTCCTTCCTTTAAATCCAGGCGTCGGTTGTCTGAAGACATTACTGCCACCTGCCGGTCGGGAGGGCGATCGCAACGCCTACAGATATTTAATAAACAGGATACCTGTGAAGACTTTGATCTAAAAGCGCTCTACATATCCATAGCAACAGATTGATTACAATAATCACAGGCAGGTCGATATCAGAGTTAATGTAAAAGCCAAATTTTTTCCTCAGAAAAAGACAGCAGAGGCAGCATCTNNNNNNNNNNNNNNNNNNNNNNNNNNNNNNNNNNNNNNNNNNNNNNNNNNNNNNNNNNNNNNNNNNNNNNNNNNNNNNNNNNNNNNNNNNNNNNNNNNNNatactatgaattttttgtcacattttggccCACAAACTacactatgatttttttgacagattttggacgacatactatactttgacttttttgtcacattttggatgacatacaatactatgactttttttgacttattttggacgactcactaaactaagacttttttgactgaattttgacaacatactatactgtgacttttttgacagatttggACGAcagactatactatgacttttttgacacattttggatgacatactatagtgtgCCTTTTTGAtagattttggacaacatactatacaatgacttttttcacagattttggacaacatactatactattacttttttgacagattttgcacgacatatacaatgatttttttgacaTAATTTGGAAGACATTCTATATCGTgccttttttgacagattttagAGGACATATGACGTATGCCTTTTTTGATAGATGTTGGACAACATGCTGGTTCagagaggactcagacgcaAAGGCCTTTTAACAGTCTTTATTAGCACTCTTTagcaaacacaagacaaagatcctcttactgagggaaaacaaaacgaGGCTATCGAAGACTATGACAAATGGGGAATGCAGCGCTCTTCAAAAGAAACGCTGCGGAACTgtgaacaggaaacaaaaaatcactaCAAAGAGGAAACTAAGTCAGACTATGGTTAACACCGAAAACTCAAagcagaaaactctccaaacggaggaaaacaaagctctaAACACTTCAAGACGGAATCTAACACAAAAGCACAATACTATTGCTTGGCGATCTTTAACAAACTGAGAATGTGgtcgaaaaaaaaaagcaatctaaatgattggatctaatcaatcaaataaaaatatcaatcCTAGTGATTAGAGTTCTCATAATGACTGTGAAAATTTATAAACAGAAATCCCTCccgaggaggaaaacaaaagggctATAAACCTAAGGTATCAGCAGAAAGACTACaataagaaaacttacaaaataaaaatgttgctcACTAAGAGGATCGAAAACTTGTGGATTCCTTGACAAAGCTGTGGCTGTGACGAAGAGCTCTGGTGATCTGGCATGGACgaaacacactggcactgaaacaaCAGAGACTTTTTAAAAGTTCATATGACTTAAttgtgagcaggtgtgtgtaatcaagACCGGCAGGCCGGcggaggagggggtggggcaaactgccggagtgacactatagtatattgtccaaaatctgtaaaaaagtcatactatagtatgtcttccaaaatctgtcaaaaaagtcatactatagtatgtcttccaaaatctgTAAAACAAGTCAtacatagtatgtcgtccaaaaatgagtcaaaaagtcatactacagtatgtcgtccaaaatctagaaaaaaaggacatagtatagtctgtcgtccaaaatctgtcaagaaagacatactatattatgttgtccaaaatctgtcaaaaaagtcatagtttagtatgtagtccaaaatcagtcaataaaatgaaagtatactatgttgtccaaaatctgtcaaaaaaggcatagtataatatgtcgtccaaaatcagtctaaaaagtcatagtaaagtatgttgtccaaaatcagtcaaaaaagacacagtatagtatggcgtccaaagtctgtcaaaaaagtcatagtatagtatgtggtcacaaatctgttaaaaaagtcatagtatagtatgtcatccaaaatcacccaaaaaatcatagtatagtatgtcgtacaaaatcacacaaaaaagtcatacgatagtatgtcgtccaaaatcagtcaaaaaagacacagtatagtatggcgtccaaagtctgtcaaaaaaagtcatagtatagtatgtcatcacaaatctgtcaaaaagtctttgtatagtatgttgtacaaaatctATCAAAAAAGGTacactatagtatgtcgtccaaaatctgtcaaaaaagtcatagtatcgtatgtcatccaaaatgtcacaaaaaagtgacagtatagtatgtcgtgcaaaatctgtaaaaaaaaactcatagtaaagtatgtcgtccaaaaaagtcatactatagtatctcggcaaaaaacagtcaaaaagtcatagtatagtatgtcgcccaaaatctgtcaaaaaagtcatagtatagtatgtcaaaatctgtcaaaaagtcatagtatagtatgtcttccaaatctgtcaaaaaagttatagtatagtatgtggtccgaaatatgacaaaaaagtcatagtatagtatgtcgtccaaaatcagtcaaaaatgtcatagtatagtatggggTCCAAAAggtgacaaataagtcatagtatagtatgtcgtccaaaatcagtcaaaaaagtcttagtatagtgagtcgtccaaaatcagtcaaaaaaggcATACGTCAT
The DNA window shown above is from Solea senegalensis isolate Sse05_10M linkage group LG5, IFAPA_SoseM_1, whole genome shotgun sequence and carries:
- the LOC122769532 gene encoding heat shock 70 kDa protein 4-like; translated protein: MSVVGFDVGFMNCYVAVARAGGIETVANEYSDRCTPAFVSYGPRNRSIGAAAKSQIVTNCKNTVQGFKRFHGRAFSDPYVQRVKNSLVYDIVQMPTGTAGIKVMYMEEEKVFSIEQVTAMLLTKLKETAESALKKPVADCVVSVSINMLLLQF
- the LOC122769041 gene encoding cytochrome b-c1 complex subunit 8-like, which translates into the protein MGGHFGDLARLRHVITYSLSPFEQRAFPNYFSKGLPNVWRRFKGSVFKIAPPMIAAYLTYTWANHDHELSKRKNPADYENDA